From the Streptococcus hyointestinalis genome, the window AGACTTGTCAAGAAAAAATAGACACAAAATTAAGAGAATTAGTGGTTCCTTCTTTCAAATTCTAGAGGTGATTGATACCCTAAAGCAGAGTGCAGACGTTTTGGGTTATAATAAGTCTCAATATATTTAAATATTTCAAGCTGAGCTTGTTCAATGGTGGTGAAATGAGCATCATTGATAAGCTCTCTTTTTAATGTTTTATAGAAGGATTCCATGAGTGCATTATCATATGGGTTCCCTTTTCGACTCATACTAGACTGGCATTTTTTCTGTCTAAGGAGCTCTTGAAAGCGTGACCCAGTATATTGAGAGCCTTGGTCGGTATGAACGATGAGCCCCTCTTTAGGACATTCCCTCTGATAGGCTTGTTTAAAAGCATCAGTTACTAACTGATCTCGCATGTGTCGTCCCATTGCCCAACCAACAATCTTTCTACTATAGATATCTAGAAAGACAGATAAATAAAGTGTCCCCTCTTTTGTCGGAATATAGGTCAAATCACCTAGCCATAGTTTATTTTTACTGCTTGCTTGAAAACATTAATTTACAAGATTGGGACGTGTTAGTGGAGAACGGCGACGATTATAGTATTTATATTTGTAGCGACTTCCTTTAGCGTAGAGACCGAGCTGATGAAGAAGTCTACCGACTCGTTTAGGATTAACCCTTATCCCTCGCCGATAAAGTTCCTGAGTGATTCGCACACTCCCGTAGCGTTCCTTATGTTCATAGAAAATAGTTTTGATGACTTCTTTTAAAGCTTCATTTTCAATCTGTCTTGGAGAAGGACACCTTTTTAGATAAGCATAGAAGCCCGAATGAGATACTTGTAGCGTTTGACAAGCATGACGAATATTCATTTTTCCCTGGTTTTCCTTTAAGAATTGAAATTTTATTTTAGGCTTCGCTTCAAGAATACCCGGTACTTTTTTAAAAGTTCAAGTTCCTCCTTTAGCCATTTATTTTCTTTTTCTAATTTCTTAATCTCAAATTGAGCATGACGAAGTGCACTCCCATGACCTGGAAATGCACTCTCGCCATATTTTTCGTATTCTTGAACCCAACGATATAAGCTGTTAGGATGAACACCTAGAGTTGAACTAACCGTTTTTACAGGCTGTTCCTCCTCAAGAATCAGTTTAACAGCAGCTAGTTTAAAGGCTTTATCGAATGTTTTTCTTGGCATAATCGTTTCCTCGTTTTCACTTAACTTTGTGTCTACTTTATTATACCAAGTCCACCCCATTTGTTAGATTTTTTGTCTAACTTTTGGGATGCAGTTCAAATTCTGCGGTTTTATTACAATTATATGTGCTCACTAAATTTTTTTTAAAATCATAAGAATAGTAACTAATTCGTTATCATCAATAAGAATATTAAAATTTTTTTCAAGAGGTTTAAGTAGTTGCTGTAGAATCTTTACATCTTCTGAAAAGGTATCTAATAGTGAAAGATCTTGATTAGTGCTAGACTGTTCTCCTGATAATTTTCTTTCAATCATAGCAGCTAAATGCATGAAAATACCTGTAGTTTGTTCTTCACCTAAATCAAAGTATACATCCAGTTTATCGATGACATTTGGCAAATAATCTTTAAGTTTAGAAATTGGTGTAAATTTCAATTCATCTTTTAAAAAGGTATAGATACTGTCAAAATTTATATCACTTGAATAAATAGGAGTAAATGTTAACAATTGATCCAAATTTTCTTTTGAAACCTCAAAAACAGATTTAATAGAAATAAAAGGGATACCAAAAATTTTAGGGTCGTAAGTTCCTACAAAAGTGTGAATCTCATACAATTTCTTAAGATAAATGACCTCTCTAACTAACTCGTCTTTATTTGAAATAGATAGAGCGGCAATCTTGTAATTTAATTTTGACCCCACTTGTCAAGTCAAGTGCAACAAGTTCATTGATAACTAGAGTTCCAGAGGTTAAGCTGTTTGGGCTAGCCCAAACAAAATATTTGCGGTTTTATACTTGTGAAGTCGTCTAGGTCTGTCATTGATAGCAGAGACGTAGTGATTGAGTTCTTCTGTCGTTAGTGAGTTAAGAGAGACACCTTTTGGGAGAAACTATCTCAAGAGACCATTGAAATTTTCATTTGTTCCTCTTTCATGAGAAGCATAAGGATGGGCAAAATAGACTTCCACACCTTTTAAGTCTGACAAGCTACTGAACTCTGAGCCATTGTCCGATGTGATGGAGCGAATAGGGTACTGCGATAGTAAGCTCTTAACAGCCCTATTGATGGTTTCTGCTTGTTTATTAGCCAGTTTTACAGCGATGGCAAATCGTGTTTGACGCTCTACTAGAGTCATGACAACAGCTTCCCCTTTGGTCTTCTTGCCAAGAACCAAATCAATCTCCCAATGTCCAAATTCAGAGCGATTAGTAATAGTTTCTGGACGTTCTTCAATGGATTTTCCTAAGATTTTCTTCGTGGCCTTAGGCGTTACTTTAGACCGTTTTCGGATGCACACCATCTTAGGTAAATCAATCGGTTTAACCCTCAACAGTCCGTCTTTGATGTACCGA encodes:
- a CDS encoding PRD domain-containing protein, with product MGSKLNYKIAALSISNKDELVREVIYLKKLYEIHTFVGTYDPKIFGIPFISIKSVFEVSKENLDQLLTFTPIYSSDINFDSIYTFLKDELKFTPISKLKDYLPNVIDKLDVYFDLGEEQTTGIFMHLAAMIERKLSGEQSSTNQDLSLLDTFSEDVKILQQLLKPLEKNFNILIDDNELVTILMILKKI